In Aminobacterium sp. MB27-C1, a single genomic region encodes these proteins:
- a CDS encoding ECF transporter S component, with protein sequence MMKKNTQAFRVALGAVMASIVTVATLISIPMPGFRLYFNMGEGVIYTIALIFGPRYGALCGGIGASLADLILGYPLWAPFTLIIKGTEGFITGKLREKNKILAITVGAIVMIIGYTSMATLLYGVQAAPVEFATDITQTGIGALLALLLAPLIEKRLKPFLLSNS encoded by the coding sequence ATGATGAAAAAAAACACTCAGGCATTTCGCGTCGCTCTCGGAGCTGTTATGGCCTCAATAGTTACAGTTGCTACTCTTATAAGTATTCCCATGCCTGGATTTCGCCTCTATTTTAACATGGGAGAAGGAGTGATCTACACTATTGCTCTTATTTTCGGGCCACGATATGGTGCCTTATGCGGAGGTATCGGAGCATCTCTCGCTGATCTCATTCTAGGTTACCCTTTATGGGCCCCCTTCACTCTCATAATTAAAGGCACTGAAGGTTTTATAACTGGTAAATTACGCGAAAAAAACAAAATACTAGCCATAACAGTAGGAGCTATTGTTATGATTATCGGCTATACGAGTATGGCTACATTACTCTATGGAGTTCAGGCAGCACCGGTAGAATTTGCAACTGACATTACACAAACAGGAATAGGGGCACTTCTTGCATTACTTCTTGCTCCTCTTATTGAAAAACGCCTGAAGCCCTTTCTTCTTTCAAAT
- the fsa gene encoding fructose-6-phosphate aldolase: protein MQFFLDTANLDELRQAAAWGVISGVTTNPSLIAREGNVEFQELIKTITGIINGPVSAEVIAIDTDGMINEGRQLASISPNIVVKIPMTQEGMGAVRVLSHDNIPTNVTLVFSPQQALLAAAAGASYVSPFVGRLDDIGEDGSGLVQDIADLFHIHCIETKIIAASVRHPAHVSEVAMAGAHIATVPFKVMKQMFYHPLTEKGLQQFISDWEGYRKSHDR, encoded by the coding sequence GTGCAGTTTTTCCTTGATACAGCCAACCTTGATGAGTTAAGACAGGCTGCAGCGTGGGGAGTTATTTCAGGAGTGACAACAAATCCTTCTCTTATAGCGAGAGAGGGGAACGTAGAGTTTCAAGAGTTAATTAAAACCATTACAGGTATTATAAATGGTCCAGTGAGTGCCGAGGTTATTGCGATTGATACAGATGGAATGATTAATGAAGGTCGTCAGCTCGCCTCTATTTCCCCGAATATAGTAGTAAAAATCCCTATGACACAAGAGGGGATGGGGGCGGTAAGAGTTCTTTCCCATGATAATATTCCTACAAATGTAACTCTTGTCTTCTCTCCTCAACAAGCGCTTTTAGCTGCTGCCGCCGGAGCGAGTTACGTGAGTCCTTTTGTGGGCCGTCTTGATGATATTGGCGAAGATGGTAGCGGTCTTGTGCAAGATATAGCTGATTTATTCCATATTCATTGTATAGAAACAAAGATAATAGCGGCCAGCGTCCGTCATCCTGCCCATGTTTCTGAGGTAGCGATGGCTGGTGCACATATTGCAACGGTGCCTTTTAAAGTGATGAAACAGATGTTTTATCATCCCTTGACTGAAAAAGGCCTGCAGCAATTTATTTCAGATTGGGAGGGGTATCGTAAAAGCCATGACAGATAA
- the rho gene encoding transcription termination factor Rho — protein sequence MTDNQNSENNMIDKPINTENEVPEVNETEEEAEVEVAEVKSVPRPRYNYAKLSSQLITELRKIAKDIGVTGFSSLRKDDLIIAILTTQAEQLNYRFGGGTLEILNEGYGFLRPKGLLPSDHDIYVSASQIRRFGLRNGDVVWGMVRPPKEQEHYEALLRVEMVNFADPEAARRRPHFGALTPIFPDSRLTLETDPKEISTRLIDLFAPVGKGQRALLVSPPKAGKTTVLKKIANAVTVNHPDIILMVLLIDERPEEVTDMARSVDGEIIASTFDRPAEEHLRVANLTLEKAKRLVETGKDVVLLLDSITRLARASNLVVPPSGRTLSGGMDPAALYFPKRFFGAARNIEEGGSLTIIGTALVDTGSRMDDVIYEEFKGTGNMELHLSRKLSEQRIFPAVDITKSGTRREELLMPEEDLSRIWLLRRRMVNVDEAGALSLIIDKLKKSPTNKDFLLTIKMA from the coding sequence ATGACAGATAATCAGAATTCGGAAAATAACATGATAGATAAACCCATTAATACAGAAAATGAAGTACCCGAGGTCAATGAGACCGAAGAAGAGGCAGAGGTTGAGGTGGCTGAGGTGAAATCTGTACCTAGACCACGATATAATTACGCGAAACTCTCATCTCAGCTCATAACAGAACTTAGAAAAATTGCAAAAGATATTGGTGTAACCGGATTTTCCTCTCTCCGTAAAGATGACCTCATCATTGCTATTCTTACTACGCAAGCTGAGCAACTTAATTACCGTTTTGGTGGAGGAACCCTTGAAATATTGAATGAAGGGTATGGTTTTTTAAGGCCTAAAGGACTCTTGCCAAGCGATCATGACATCTATGTTTCAGCTTCTCAGATTCGTCGTTTCGGTTTGCGTAATGGAGATGTTGTTTGGGGAATGGTAAGACCTCCCAAGGAACAGGAGCATTATGAGGCCCTCTTACGGGTGGAAATGGTAAATTTTGCAGACCCTGAAGCAGCACGCAGACGTCCTCATTTTGGCGCATTGACACCAATATTCCCCGATTCAAGATTAACGTTAGAAACAGACCCCAAAGAAATATCAACTCGATTGATAGATCTTTTTGCCCCTGTGGGAAAAGGGCAACGTGCTCTTTTAGTTTCTCCCCCGAAAGCAGGCAAAACAACGGTATTAAAGAAAATTGCGAATGCCGTAACAGTTAATCACCCTGACATAATACTTATGGTTTTGCTGATAGACGAACGCCCAGAAGAGGTTACAGATATGGCTCGTTCAGTAGATGGTGAAATAATAGCGTCTACATTTGATCGTCCTGCCGAAGAACATTTACGAGTAGCAAATCTTACTTTAGAAAAGGCGAAGAGACTCGTTGAAACGGGGAAAGATGTCGTATTGCTTCTCGATTCCATTACTAGACTCGCACGTGCTTCCAACCTTGTTGTTCCGCCATCTGGTCGTACCTTGTCAGGCGGTATGGATCCAGCAGCACTTTATTTCCCTAAGCGATTTTTCGGAGCCGCGCGTAATATAGAAGAAGGCGGAAGTCTCACTATTATTGGTACGGCCTTAGTTGATACAGGCAGTCGTATGGATGACGTAATATATGAAGAGTTTAAAGGAACAGGAAATATGGAACTTCATCTTTCAAGAAAACTTTCCGAACAGCGTATATTCCCAGCTGTGGATATTACAAAGTCTGGAACACGAAGAGAAGAATTGCTTATGCCTGAGGAAGACTTGAGCCGTATCTGGTTATTACGACGAAGAATGGTTAATGTTGATGAAGCTGGAGCTCTATCTTTAATTATAGATAAATTGAAGAAATCGCCAACGAATAAAGATTTCCTGTTGACCATTAAGATGGCGTAG
- a CDS encoding LysM peptidoglycan-binding domain-containing protein — MKDSPAQGTHSKSGRMGFMIVMLLMFSTAIFLTVCASNRSAGVAWGNLQGSDDSEEGRVPAGFVVIDMSGAVANETDVNSETLGIGPLPEGEALSSAEDSVLMAEGESSDATDDVDPNVDYVSAKAAENAESSGGDVVLSEVKTEWEEYTVKTGETLIDIASRYNVTAEDIARANELKNPNRLMENQKLLIPHSVDKVEVVLEEVKARKAKLAEKRNRVKPLEIKKYTVVNGDSLWSISNTFNLEIDTLFGSNDLRDPNVLKPGKELRIPNQDGIFYTVKKGDTLATIVKKFQISMEKTKEINESRVDLSVLKVGEELFLPEARPEVSVLNASGRGSSSGSSSYSRSFRWPVVGRINSPFGWRRHPITRRKSFHTGIDIKASRGYRIRAAKDGRVVYSGWMGGYGRVVVLSHGGSYSTLYAHCSKLAVRKGQRVNQGQVIAYVGATGRATGPHLHFEVRKNNSPINPLKVLR; from the coding sequence ATGAAGGATTCTCCAGCCCAAGGTACCCATTCTAAATCAGGCCGTATGGGCTTTATGATAGTAATGCTTCTTATGTTCAGTACGGCTATCTTTCTTACTGTTTGTGCAAGTAATCGTTCCGCAGGAGTGGCCTGGGGAAATCTTCAAGGTAGTGATGATTCAGAAGAAGGGCGAGTTCCAGCTGGTTTTGTTGTTATTGATATGTCTGGAGCAGTTGCAAATGAAACGGATGTAAATAGCGAAACTTTAGGAATAGGTCCCCTTCCTGAGGGAGAAGCTCTTTCTAGCGCAGAGGATTCTGTCCTTATGGCAGAAGGAGAGAGTTCCGATGCTACTGATGACGTTGATCCCAATGTAGATTATGTATCTGCGAAAGCTGCTGAAAATGCAGAAAGTAGTGGCGGTGATGTCGTTCTTTCCGAAGTGAAGACGGAGTGGGAAGAATATACTGTAAAAACAGGGGAAACACTTATTGACATTGCCTCTCGTTATAACGTAACTGCAGAGGATATTGCTCGTGCTAACGAATTAAAAAACCCTAATCGTTTAATGGAAAACCAAAAACTCCTCATTCCTCATTCTGTGGATAAAGTAGAGGTGGTTTTGGAGGAAGTAAAAGCACGAAAGGCAAAGCTAGCAGAAAAAAGAAATAGAGTAAAGCCTCTTGAAATAAAAAAATATACTGTTGTTAACGGCGATAGTTTGTGGTCTATTTCTAACACATTTAACCTTGAAATAGACACACTTTTTGGAAGTAATGATTTAAGAGACCCCAATGTTTTGAAACCGGGAAAAGAGTTGCGAATTCCTAACCAAGATGGAATTTTCTACACGGTAAAAAAGGGAGATACATTGGCTACTATCGTTAAAAAATTCCAAATCTCCATGGAAAAGACCAAAGAAATAAATGAATCTCGAGTAGATCTAAGTGTTTTAAAAGTAGGAGAAGAACTATTCCTTCCTGAAGCTCGCCCAGAGGTTTCAGTATTGAATGCTTCTGGTAGGGGCTCTTCATCTGGAAGTTCTTCGTATTCGAGGTCTTTTAGGTGGCCTGTTGTAGGGCGTATTAACAGTCCTTTTGGCTGGCGTCGTCATCCAATTACTCGACGTAAAAGTTTCCATACGGGTATTGATATAAAGGCTTCTCGTGGTTATCGTATTCGCGCTGCAAAAGATGGCAGAGTCGTGTATTCTGGTTGGATGGGTGGATACGGGCGAGTTGTTGTTTTAAGCCATGGAGGAAGTTATTCTACTTTATATGCTCACTGTTCCAAGTTGGCTGTAAGAAAAGGACAGCGAGTTAATCAGGGACAAGTTATTGCTTATGTTGGTGCTACCGGTCGTGCAACTGGACCTCATCTTCATTTTGAAGTGCGTAAAAATAACAGTCCTATTAATCCCTTAAAGGTGCTTCGATAG
- a CDS encoding CTP synthase — protein MTKFIFVTGGVVSSLGKGITAASLGVLLKKRGFRVSIIKLDPYLNVDAGTMNPFQHGEVFVTDDGAETDLDLGHYERFIDESLSANNNVTTGKIYSAVISKERHGCYLGGTVQVIPHITNEIQECILRAADDNDIVIAEIGGTVGDIEGQPFLEAIRQMATRVGRENVLYCHVTLVPYLEAARELKTKPTQHSVQELRRIGILPDIIVCRSHYPICDEMKEKIALFCNVPEEAVIEALDEPTIYKVPLSLHAQKFDRLVMKLLSVTSPLEPELDDWEHVVKSFCHPDGEVEVAMVGKYINHKDAYLSVVEALNHAGVQNDVRVRIRSVEAEEIEEHGAEKVLSGVHGVLVPGGFGARGIEGKIEAARYAREKRIPYLGLCLGMQVAVIDFARHVCDLKGANSAEIDEAAEHPVIHLMDEQRDIDDLGGTMRLGAYPCTLMEGTHSSAAYGDQVVNERHRHRYEFNNAYRETMENAGLKIAGIYKEKNLVEIVEIPEHPWFVGVQFHPEFRSRPVKPHPLFVGFIRAAVDLSEE, from the coding sequence ATGACAAAGTTTATTTTTGTAACAGGCGGCGTGGTTTCTTCTCTTGGAAAGGGTATCACTGCCGCATCCTTAGGTGTGTTGTTGAAGAAACGGGGATTTAGAGTCTCTATTATTAAACTTGACCCATACTTGAATGTCGATGCTGGCACAATGAATCCTTTTCAACATGGAGAGGTTTTTGTAACAGACGATGGAGCGGAAACGGATCTTGATCTTGGACATTACGAGCGTTTCATTGATGAATCTCTTTCAGCGAACAACAATGTAACGACAGGAAAAATTTACTCTGCAGTCATATCTAAAGAACGACATGGTTGTTACCTTGGCGGGACTGTGCAAGTTATCCCCCATATTACCAATGAGATTCAGGAGTGCATCCTCAGAGCTGCAGATGATAATGATATTGTTATCGCAGAGATAGGTGGAACAGTTGGGGATATAGAGGGGCAGCCCTTCCTTGAAGCTATTCGCCAGATGGCGACTCGAGTAGGGCGTGAAAATGTGCTTTACTGTCATGTCACTCTTGTCCCATACTTGGAAGCTGCGCGGGAACTCAAAACAAAGCCAACCCAGCATAGCGTTCAGGAGTTGAGGCGAATCGGTATTCTTCCCGATATAATTGTATGCCGTTCACATTATCCTATATGTGACGAGATGAAAGAAAAGATCGCGCTCTTCTGCAATGTACCTGAAGAGGCAGTTATTGAGGCTCTTGATGAACCAACGATCTATAAAGTGCCATTAAGTCTTCATGCGCAAAAATTTGATAGGTTGGTTATGAAACTGCTTTCCGTCACAAGCCCGTTAGAGCCTGAACTGGACGATTGGGAACATGTAGTAAAAAGTTTCTGTCATCCTGATGGTGAAGTTGAAGTCGCCATGGTTGGTAAGTATATTAATCACAAAGATGCATATCTTAGCGTTGTTGAAGCGCTAAACCATGCAGGTGTTCAAAATGACGTTCGAGTGAGAATTCGATCTGTTGAAGCGGAAGAGATTGAGGAGCACGGTGCAGAAAAAGTTTTATCAGGAGTTCATGGTGTTCTTGTACCTGGTGGATTTGGAGCAAGGGGTATAGAGGGTAAAATAGAGGCAGCGCGTTATGCCCGTGAAAAAAGGATTCCTTATTTAGGCCTTTGTCTCGGTATGCAGGTTGCAGTTATTGATTTTGCTCGGCACGTATGTGATCTTAAGGGCGCTAATAGTGCTGAAATAGATGAAGCAGCAGAACATCCGGTGATACATCTTATGGATGAGCAACGCGATATTGACGATTTAGGCGGAACAATGCGCCTTGGCGCTTATCCGTGCACTCTCATGGAAGGAACGCATTCTTCCGCTGCTTATGGTGATCAAGTTGTTAATGAACGGCATCGTCATCGTTACGAATTTAATAACGCATATCGCGAAACTATGGAAAATGCGGGCCTTAAAATTGCAGGTATTTATAAAGAGAAAAATCTTGTTGAAATTGTAGAAATTCCAGAGCATCCGTGGTTTGTAGGGGTTCAGTTCCACCCTGAGTTCCGTTCGCGACCTGTTAAACCCCATCCTCTCTTTGTAGGGTTTATACGTGCGGCGGTGGATCTTTCTGAAGAGTAG
- a CDS encoding D-alanine--D-alanine ligase: protein MKKALNIAVLYGGDGPERQVSLKSGQAVIQALRDAAYKVEPFDVKSIEQLMDLKSSKFDSVFIALHGSWGEDGRVQSVLETMKLPYTGSGPLACCLSMDKAASKGLLNLFGISTPEGVLVLKDSDYSLEKANSFVQKHGTIVVKPCNGGSTLGVTIVSEGQSLSQALCEAWKYDTRCILEKYIEGVDVAVTVWNNNGSLEALPSVMICPEKGFYDYDSKYTPGMTRYIVPAPFMPTVNTTIATMACRTFETLSCDGYARIDFRVEEDGTPWVLEVNTAPGMTGTSLVPKAAAAAGYDFSTFLSKIVSLSFDKKGVCR, encoded by the coding sequence GTGAAAAAAGCTTTGAATATTGCTGTTTTATATGGAGGAGACGGACCGGAACGTCAGGTTTCTCTTAAAAGTGGTCAAGCTGTGATTCAGGCTTTGCGGGATGCTGCCTATAAGGTCGAACCTTTTGATGTGAAAAGCATAGAGCAATTAATGGATTTGAAAAGTTCGAAGTTTGACAGTGTTTTTATAGCCCTTCACGGCAGTTGGGGTGAAGACGGGCGCGTTCAATCAGTCTTAGAAACCATGAAACTTCCTTATACAGGTTCGGGACCGTTGGCTTGTTGCTTATCAATGGATAAGGCTGCAAGTAAAGGACTTTTGAATCTTTTTGGGATATCAACTCCTGAAGGTGTGCTTGTTTTAAAAGATTCCGATTATTCGCTGGAAAAAGCTAACTCCTTTGTGCAAAAACACGGTACCATTGTAGTCAAACCTTGCAATGGTGGTAGTACTTTAGGAGTCACAATTGTTTCAGAAGGGCAGAGTCTTTCTCAAGCTCTTTGCGAAGCGTGGAAATATGATACGAGATGTATTCTTGAAAAATACATAGAGGGTGTAGATGTTGCTGTGACAGTATGGAATAATAACGGCTCTCTTGAAGCGTTACCATCTGTGATGATTTGCCCGGAAAAAGGCTTTTATGATTATGACTCGAAGTACACTCCGGGGATGACGAGATATATTGTACCTGCTCCTTTTATGCCGACAGTCAATACGACAATTGCCACAATGGCTTGCAGAACCTTTGAAACCCTGAGTTGTGATGGATACGCGCGAATAGACTTCAGAGTTGAAGAAGACGGTACACCTTGGGTTCTTGAAGTCAATACGGCACCGGGAATGACGGGAACAAGTTTGGTCCCTAAGGCTGCAGCAGCTGCAGGTTACGATTTTTCTACGTTTTTGTCGAAAATCGTCAGCTTATCCTTTGATAAAAAAGGCGTCTGCCGTTAA
- the greA gene encoding transcription elongation factor GreA, producing the protein MSRSDFDSAPVMTRSGYDKLTAELIDLRSNGRAEISRQLEEARSFGDLSENAEYSAAKDEQSKLEARISWLEYQLSKAKVIDASDVDTSRVTLGTTVTIEDTTHQKVFTYTLVGSEEADPKTNRISSSSPVGKALFGKTVGEEILVKVPRGIRSLRIVSIAVM; encoded by the coding sequence TTGAGTCGAAGTGATTTTGATTCTGCACCTGTAATGACACGAAGCGGTTACGATAAGCTTACTGCCGAGCTCATTGATTTGAGAAGTAACGGACGGGCCGAAATATCGCGCCAACTTGAAGAAGCCAGATCCTTTGGTGACTTAAGTGAAAACGCAGAATACTCTGCCGCAAAAGATGAACAATCTAAGTTGGAAGCCCGAATCTCATGGTTGGAATATCAGCTAAGTAAAGCTAAAGTCATAGATGCTTCCGACGTAGACACCAGCCGCGTTACCCTCGGTACAACAGTTACGATAGAAGATACTACCCATCAGAAAGTTTTTACGTACACACTTGTCGGATCAGAAGAAGCAGACCCCAAAACAAACCGCATTTCATCTTCAAGTCCAGTAGGAAAAGCCCTTTTTGGCAAAACAGTCGGAGAAGAAATTCTAGTCAAGGTTCCTAGAGGAATCAGAAGCTTACGTATTGTAAGTATTGCAGTAATGTAA
- a CDS encoding ribonuclease J: MPDNKKTRRRPRRQRKSNNLKVFALGGLGEIGKNMYVFQYKDDIIVVDAGLMFPDEEMLGIDFVIPDTSYLEEHRENIKGIIITHGHEDHIGALPFILPRLDVPVYGTRLTLGMVRHKLRETASGYAEKFVEVETGAQVTLGAFTVQFVSVCHSIPDGVGLVIQTPLGTIVHTGDFKLDPTPIDGRLTDYAAFADAGEKGVLLMLSDSTNAEKKGFTSSEFLIGGTLDKVFRLHRNKRIIIAAFASNLHRVQQVADVASRFNRKIAFIGRSMINYVDLARELGYLSIDDKLIIPASDVYQYAPNQVVVMTTGSQGEPFSGLVLMSKGEHKQIQLGAKDVVAIFATPIPGNEKLVSSTINRLFACGCEVIYEGDKEIHVSGHAARDELRLMINLVKPKYFIPIHGEYRHLVRHAQLAEEMGIPSKHTFVMQNGDVLTVSEHKAQVRDHVTVGRIMVDGVAMGELEGSIMKERRELAEDGLIVVSVVADVNYNLLSEPCIESRGFLHMEDASSLHKDLLSSVKKVFEHFAKKNKVIDQDTIALRVKSRVRETIRRRYEHSRPMILPIITIVEETLHNEH; encoded by the coding sequence ATGCCAGACAATAAAAAAACTCGACGTCGCCCTAGACGGCAAAGAAAAAGTAACAATCTTAAGGTTTTTGCCCTTGGGGGACTCGGCGAAATTGGGAAAAATATGTACGTATTTCAATATAAAGATGACATTATCGTTGTCGATGCAGGATTGATGTTTCCAGATGAGGAAATGCTTGGCATAGACTTCGTCATCCCTGATACATCGTACCTAGAAGAACATCGCGAAAATATAAAAGGTATTATTATTACTCATGGACATGAAGATCACATTGGCGCACTGCCCTTTATTTTACCTCGTCTTGACGTTCCTGTTTATGGAACGCGGCTGACTCTCGGTATGGTTAGGCATAAATTAAGAGAAACAGCTTCGGGATATGCAGAAAAATTTGTAGAGGTAGAGACTGGAGCCCAAGTTACTCTTGGCGCCTTTACCGTGCAATTTGTTTCAGTTTGTCACTCTATTCCCGATGGCGTCGGACTGGTAATACAAACTCCCCTAGGGACTATTGTGCATACAGGAGATTTTAAATTAGATCCCACTCCAATAGACGGACGTCTTACCGACTATGCTGCGTTTGCCGATGCAGGTGAAAAAGGTGTTCTTCTTATGCTTTCAGATTCGACGAATGCCGAAAAAAAAGGTTTTACATCTTCAGAATTTTTAATAGGAGGAACTCTCGATAAGGTTTTTCGATTACATCGAAATAAGCGCATTATTATAGCTGCATTTGCAAGCAACCTTCATCGAGTTCAGCAGGTAGCCGATGTAGCGAGTAGATTTAATAGAAAAATAGCTTTTATAGGCCGAAGTATGATCAATTACGTCGATTTGGCAAGGGAGCTAGGTTATCTATCCATTGATGATAAGCTGATAATTCCCGCATCTGATGTCTATCAGTATGCTCCTAATCAAGTTGTTGTTATGACTACTGGAAGTCAGGGTGAGCCTTTTTCTGGCCTTGTCTTGATGAGTAAGGGAGAACATAAACAGATACAGTTGGGGGCAAAAGATGTAGTTGCCATATTTGCCACACCTATTCCAGGCAATGAAAAACTTGTAAGTAGCACCATAAATCGTCTTTTCGCCTGTGGATGCGAAGTTATTTATGAAGGAGACAAAGAAATTCACGTCTCTGGGCACGCTGCACGCGATGAATTGAGGTTAATGATCAATCTTGTAAAGCCGAAGTATTTTATTCCTATTCATGGAGAATATCGTCATCTCGTTCGTCATGCTCAACTTGCAGAGGAAATGGGAATTCCGTCAAAGCATACCTTTGTTATGCAGAACGGAGATGTACTTACTGTCTCTGAGCACAAAGCTCAAGTCCGTGATCATGTGACAGTTGGTCGAATCATGGTCGACGGTGTGGCTATGGGGGAATTGGAAGGTAGCATTATGAAAGAGCGTCGGGAATTAGCAGAAGATGGTCTGATTGTCGTTTCCGTTGTTGCAGATGTGAATTATAATCTTCTATCTGAGCCTTGCATTGAGAGCAGGGGATTCCTTCACATGGAAGATGCATCTAGTTTGCATAAAGATTTACTTTCATCTGTTAAGAAAGTTTTTGAGCATTTTGCTAAAAAGAATAAAGTTATAGATCAAGATACAATCGCATTACGAGTGAAAAGCCGGGTCCGCGAAACTATTCGTCGTCGTTACGAACATTCTCGACCGATGATTCTTCCAATCATAACCATAGTAGAGGAGACACTTCATAATGAGCATTGA
- a CDS encoding undecaprenyl-diphosphate phosphatase yields the protein MSIEPLVLGIVQGLTEFLPVSSSGHLALLQNIWGITDNNLTFDLLLHFSTMIATLCFFWRDIFSLACEWISGFLSDAGRQTQGWRFGWAVIVGTIATAFIGFPLKPVVERWMGEPLLIGVSLLMTSFLLFYASRLPRSSSELSLRSGLIIGIAQGFAVIPGISRSGSTIVTGLKRGLSPEEAFRFSFLLSLPAILGATILQLLDVSESGFSPANTLPDFWYGGVVAAFITGYMALVWLRRMVTLGRWRIFALYCLIPASVSIIFHFWR from the coding sequence ATGAGCATTGAACCGCTTGTTTTAGGCATTGTGCAGGGATTGACTGAATTTCTTCCTGTAAGTAGTTCCGGTCATCTTGCTCTATTGCAAAATATTTGGGGAATAACAGATAACAACCTTACATTTGATCTGTTACTTCACTTTAGTACGATGATAGCTACATTGTGTTTCTTTTGGAGGGATATATTTTCTCTCGCATGTGAATGGATAAGCGGTTTTCTCTCTGATGCTGGTCGACAGACTCAAGGGTGGCGGTTCGGTTGGGCTGTAATCGTGGGAACGATAGCTACTGCTTTCATCGGCTTCCCACTAAAGCCTGTTGTGGAGCGATGGATGGGCGAACCTCTTCTTATTGGAGTGTCTTTGCTTATGACTTCTTTTCTCCTCTTTTATGCTTCGAGGTTGCCACGTTCTTCATCGGAATTATCACTACGTTCTGGTCTTATTATAGGAATTGCGCAAGGATTTGCCGTCATTCCCGGGATTTCCCGTTCCGGATCAACTATTGTTACTGGACTAAAACGAGGATTGTCTCCTGAAGAAGCTTTTCGTTTTTCTTTTCTTCTCTCTTTACCAGCAATTTTAGGAGCGACTATTTTACAGCTACTTGATGTATCGGAGAGTGGATTTTCCCCTGCAAATACGTTGCCTGATTTTTGGTATGGTGGAGTAGTTGCGGCCTTTATAACTGGTTATATGGCCCTTGTTTGGTTGCGGAGGATGGTGACATTGGGACGCTGGCGGATATTTGCACTATACTGTCTAATTCCTGCTAGCGTGAGTATAATATTTCATTTTTGGAGGTAG
- a CDS encoding nucleoside triphosphate pyrophosphatase, with the protein MACTVNKKIILASGSPRRKELLESLGWSFDVIVSNIDEELLAGEAPPDMVKRLAIEKARAVAVNFPDAYVIGSDTSVVIEKKVLGKPENKKESIEMLKLLNGRTHYVYSGVALCFGDNVFSDFDSTEVTFRYLNEEALFAYVESGEGLDKAGSYAIQGLGSLLVESIRGCYFNVVGLPLYSLSCLFEKAGISLADQWRMRS; encoded by the coding sequence GTGGCTTGCACGGTAAATAAAAAGATTATTTTGGCTTCGGGAAGCCCTAGACGAAAAGAACTTTTAGAATCTTTAGGGTGGTCTTTTGATGTTATTGTTTCAAATATTGATGAAGAATTATTGGCTGGAGAGGCTCCTCCCGATATGGTTAAACGTTTGGCTATAGAAAAGGCTAGGGCCGTTGCCGTAAATTTTCCAGATGCCTATGTTATTGGTTCAGATACCAGCGTTGTTATAGAAAAGAAGGTATTAGGCAAGCCAGAAAATAAGAAAGAATCGATAGAGATGTTGAAATTACTCAACGGAAGAACACATTACGTTTATTCGGGAGTTGCTCTTTGCTTTGGCGATAATGTTTTCTCAGATTTTGACTCTACTGAAGTAACCTTTCGGTACTTAAATGAAGAAGCTCTCTTTGCTTACGTTGAAAGCGGAGAGGGACTTGATAAAGCAGGATCATATGCTATACAAGGTCTTGGTTCTCTTCTTGTTGAGTCTATTCGTGGTTGTTATTTTAATGTTGTAGGTTTACCGTTATATTCTTTAAGTTGTCTTTTTGAAAAAGCCGGAATTTCCCTGGCTGATCAATGGAGGATGAGGAGTTAA